The proteins below are encoded in one region of Methanomassiliicoccales archaeon:
- a CDS encoding ABC transporter permease, producing the protein MVNATLGVLLIIAIWWILAETMISLRGVAFPTPLEAFASLWQSLGGAEVNGENIYAHAQASLYRWGLGYVIALVLGVTIGLLFGTLNRLHDVGMVSIYILQMIPGLAWIPIAMLIFGLGESATVFIILVTVLPPVVINTAGGIRQVPPIHTRVALMSGKDRLSLFTKVLIPGAALSIITGMRLGLANGWRVLIAAEMVVGVAVGLGYSIFQSRYNLDFTAAFVSIIVICLIGLTIEKLLFVKLEDLVRNRLGLDRED; encoded by the coding sequence TTGGTCAATGCTACCCTGGGCGTGCTCCTCATTATCGCAATATGGTGGATATTGGCCGAGACCATGATTTCCCTGAGGGGTGTGGCCTTCCCCACCCCACTGGAGGCGTTCGCCAGCCTGTGGCAGTCCTTGGGCGGCGCAGAGGTGAACGGGGAGAACATCTACGCGCACGCCCAAGCCTCCTTGTACAGGTGGGGGCTGGGTTACGTTATCGCCCTTGTTCTCGGGGTAACCATAGGACTTTTGTTCGGCACCTTGAACCGACTGCACGATGTCGGTATGGTCTCCATATACATCCTGCAGATGATCCCCGGTCTGGCCTGGATCCCCATCGCCATGCTCATTTTCGGACTGGGAGAATCGGCGACGGTCTTCATCATTCTGGTCACGGTCCTACCACCTGTGGTCATCAATACCGCCGGAGGCATTCGTCAGGTCCCACCGATCCATACACGGGTCGCTCTCATGTCCGGCAAGGACCGTCTTTCCCTATTCACGAAGGTCCTCATTCCCGGCGCGGCACTTTCGATCATCACAGGCATGCGCCTAGGCCTGGCCAACGGATGGAGGGTGCTCATAGCCGCGGAGATGGTGGTTGGTGTGGCTGTCGGACTGGGCTATTCCATATTCCAGTCCAGATACAATTTGGATTTCACCGCGGCCTTCGTCAGCATCATCGTCATCTGCTTGATCGGCCTGACCATAGAAAAGCTCCTGTTCGTGAAGTTGGAGGACCTGGTACGTAACCGCCTGGGATTGGACCGGGAGGACTGA
- a CDS encoding methanogenesis marker 2 protein: MDLNSLVEGLKNFPGVTRKKSISAIINFFPKQSYTKILASYGEDAAVIEQGGNLLLLAADGIMPALMRTNPFYAGYYAVLVNIHDIAAMGGVPIAMLDILSVKDNRVCSQVMKGMESAVKKFGVPIVGGHTHPDCDYDAIDIAIIGTAEFGEAIFSHTALEGDDVIVGMDLDGFYPDALPYAWDTTSRKESPILRRQMLIMNKIAKQGLVHSGKDISNPGTLGTLGMLLETSGKGALVDLDRIPRPAGVEQTQWLKSYQGCGYVVTCDPIHSQRIIEMYASVGVTSSIIGKVDGGKQLIVKQGEQNAVMFDFDKEIITGCKPTSTVGWESVELGK; this comes from the coding sequence ATGGACCTGAATAGCCTGGTCGAGGGTTTGAAGAACTTCCCCGGAGTGACCAGGAAGAAAAGCATATCAGCTATCATCAATTTCTTCCCAAAACAATCGTACACCAAGATCCTTGCTTCCTATGGAGAGGATGCCGCGGTGATCGAGCAGGGAGGAAATCTACTCTTATTGGCCGCCGATGGTATCATGCCGGCACTGATGCGCACCAATCCGTTCTATGCCGGATACTACGCAGTTCTGGTCAATATTCATGATATTGCAGCTATGGGTGGAGTTCCTATAGCTATGCTGGACATATTATCCGTCAAGGACAATCGCGTCTGCTCTCAAGTAATGAAAGGAATGGAATCGGCTGTCAAAAAGTTCGGTGTACCTATTGTTGGCGGCCATACCCATCCAGATTGTGATTACGACGCCATCGATATCGCCATCATAGGAACAGCAGAGTTTGGAGAGGCCATCTTTAGCCACACGGCCCTGGAAGGGGACGATGTCATCGTGGGTATGGACCTAGATGGCTTCTATCCCGACGCACTACCATATGCGTGGGACACCACCTCCAGGAAGGAATCCCCCATACTGAGACGACAAATGCTCATAATGAACAAGATCGCCAAGCAAGGGTTGGTCCACTCGGGCAAGGATATCAGCAATCCCGGTACCCTTGGAACACTGGGCATGTTACTTGAGACCAGTGGAAAGGGAGCGTTGGTCGACTTGGACCGCATACCTCGACCTGCGGGGGTGGAACAGACGCAATGGTTGAAATCATATCAAGGCTGCGGTTACGTCGTCACTTGTGACCCCATCCACTCACAGCGCATCATCGAAATGTACGCATCGGTAGGTGTCACCAGTTCTATCATCGGTAAGGTGGACGGTGGAAAACAACTTATTGTGAAGCAGGGAGAGCAGAACGCGGTAATGTTCGATTTTGATAAGGAGATCATCACCGGTTGCAAACCAACATCCACCGTCGGTTGGGAATCCGTAGAGCTTGGGAAATAA
- the nrdD gene encoding anaerobic ribonucleoside-triphosphate reductase, which produces MRETDISEDAAAIVAREVEKLIGELQLDVITAPLIRELTNAKLVEYGLAKIRRQHTRLGVPLYDARQIIMSPNKENANVPHGPEATNLTLAEQIKKEFALLEVFSQDLADAHMRGDIHLHDLGMIDRPYCSGQSIEYVKKFGLNLPNAISIAKPAKHPEVLIEQVVKFSAALQGNFAGAIGWDAFNLFLAPYLVGVDDARMKQLAQILIFEFAQQAVARGGQSIFSDLNLYWEVPDHFQNVDAIGPNGQFTGKVYGDYAEESQRFVNALFDVYLEGDAMGRPFFFPKPNVHMTEKFFKTEGHEAFLNKICNTATEKGNTYFVFDRGGTAKISECCRLTFKLDDNDLNDAKTPWKMRYSAMQNVTINLPRIAYEAHQDDEKLFKLLEERIELVAQAHLQKREFIGKLLEMGKYGPLALLTMNLDGEQYYRFNKASFLIGMVGLNELVQYHTGEQMHESKNATMFGLKVISVMKKYSEVIGQKYGIKMPLEQTPAESTAYRFAKLDMKYYPLQAPTVIRGNKSIGEIYYTNSTYLNVGAQISAIERVKAEGLFHPLIEAGALSHVWLGEHKPSAESLAAFVIKTFKHTQNSQIAFSPEFTSCLSCGKTARGLRDTCSYCHSPNVEGITRVTGFFSKTSGWNKGKLGELKERTRNNIS; this is translated from the coding sequence ATGAGAGAGACCGATATCAGCGAGGATGCCGCCGCCATCGTAGCCCGGGAGGTGGAGAAGCTTATTGGGGAACTACAGCTGGATGTCATAACCGCCCCACTCATTCGTGAATTGACCAATGCTAAGTTGGTAGAGTATGGTCTAGCCAAGATCCGTAGGCAGCACACCCGATTGGGAGTGCCTTTATATGACGCCAGACAGATCATTATGAGCCCGAACAAGGAGAACGCAAACGTTCCTCATGGGCCAGAAGCCACCAATCTAACACTGGCAGAGCAGATAAAGAAGGAGTTCGCCCTGTTAGAGGTGTTCTCTCAAGATCTGGCAGACGCACACATGCGAGGGGACATCCACCTTCACGACCTAGGCATGATCGATCGTCCCTATTGCAGCGGTCAATCAATAGAATACGTGAAGAAGTTCGGCCTCAACCTGCCGAACGCCATATCCATCGCTAAACCGGCCAAACATCCAGAGGTACTTATCGAGCAGGTGGTCAAGTTCTCAGCCGCCTTGCAAGGCAATTTCGCTGGAGCTATTGGCTGGGACGCCTTCAACCTGTTCCTCGCTCCATACTTGGTTGGAGTGGACGATGCTCGCATGAAGCAGTTGGCTCAGATACTCATTTTTGAGTTCGCACAACAGGCCGTCGCCCGTGGTGGGCAGTCCATATTCAGCGACCTGAACCTTTATTGGGAGGTACCGGACCACTTCCAGAACGTGGATGCCATCGGGCCTAATGGTCAGTTCACCGGTAAGGTCTACGGCGACTATGCCGAGGAGAGTCAGAGATTCGTCAACGCACTGTTCGATGTATACTTGGAAGGAGATGCCATGGGGCGGCCGTTCTTCTTCCCCAAACCGAACGTGCACATGACTGAGAAATTCTTCAAGACCGAAGGGCACGAAGCGTTCCTAAATAAGATATGCAACACCGCTACTGAGAAGGGCAACACGTATTTCGTGTTCGATCGCGGGGGAACCGCCAAGATATCCGAATGCTGCCGTTTGACCTTTAAACTGGACGATAACGATCTGAACGACGCGAAGACACCTTGGAAGATGAGGTACTCCGCGATGCAGAACGTCACCATCAACTTGCCGCGCATCGCTTACGAAGCTCACCAGGACGATGAGAAGCTCTTCAAATTGCTGGAGGAAAGGATCGAACTGGTCGCCCAAGCGCATCTTCAGAAGCGCGAATTTATTGGTAAATTGCTGGAAATGGGTAAATACGGTCCGCTGGCGCTGCTCACCATGAACTTGGATGGGGAACAGTACTATCGCTTCAACAAAGCATCCTTCCTCATAGGGATGGTCGGACTGAACGAACTTGTCCAATACCATACTGGCGAGCAGATGCACGAGAGCAAAAATGCCACCATGTTCGGTCTCAAGGTCATTTCGGTCATGAAAAAATATTCCGAGGTCATTGGTCAAAAATATGGTATCAAGATGCCTCTGGAGCAGACCCCTGCCGAGAGCACAGCCTACCGTTTCGCCAAGCTAGACATGAAATACTACCCGCTACAGGCGCCGACGGTCATCCGTGGCAACAAGAGCATCGGGGAGATATACTACACCAACTCCACCTACCTCAACGTGGGGGCACAGATCAGCGCCATCGAGAGAGTGAAGGCCGAGGGCCTGTTCCATCCGTTGATAGAGGCGGGGGCGCTCTCCCACGTTTGGTTGGGGGAGCACAAGCCTTCCGCGGAGAGTCTGGCTGCCTTCGTGATTAAAACCTTCAAGCACACTCAGAACTCGCAGATCGCCTTCAGCCCGGAGTTCACCTCCTGTCTCAGTTGCGGTAAGACCGCCCGGGGACTTAGGGATACATGTTCCTATTGCCACTCGCCAAACGTCGAAGGGATCACCCGTGTCACTGGGTTCTTCTCGAAGACCTCTGGTTGGAACAAGGGGAAGCTGGGAGAATTGAAAGAGAGGACACGCAACAACATCTCTTGA
- a CDS encoding site-2 protease family protein has protein sequence MMYEDLLLVLFAIIAFITFVRMADRRGWLKKYGMSAYGPFLMWRTQGGKNFIDRLARPKRFWQYYAVVSKWLCLVVMFLMMALLIWEATIVYRIPAESAPGPEMILGIPGINPIIPLWYGILGLVVAIVIHEFAHGILTRVGGMAIRSMGVLLLIVPMGAFVEPDEEALGKVEKRKRMNVYAVGPATNIIVGLVCALIFSSAMMANVEPIRDNPIVISVSNDGPADMAGLKFGAQIVEINDVEISSYEDFSSYNAPDPGSKVNVTYYFNDEISTATMTSGVVLTTISAGYPADDAGMRSGMMLYSLNDTVIINENGLVNVLKQTHGGQTINATVLSYDENVQDYVVDTSVTSITLVSRLNYYETVSPASINDDFQDYGFMGINSAYLGAGVNSPEVIVELLATPYKGADDLSSIIASSLGYIALPFQGLSPIQSPVTDLFEASGIWGALPVDIFWILANSIYWIFWINLMVGLTNVLPAVPLDGGFLFRDGIDSIVKRFKGNASSEERTKYTNTITYLLAMFVLFLIVWQLIGPRLLG, from the coding sequence ATGATGTACGAAGACCTGCTGCTGGTCCTGTTCGCTATTATCGCATTCATTACCTTTGTGCGAATGGCTGACCGAAGGGGATGGCTCAAGAAGTATGGCATGAGCGCCTACGGGCCATTTCTCATGTGGAGGACCCAAGGTGGCAAGAACTTCATCGATCGGCTAGCCAGACCGAAGCGGTTCTGGCAATATTATGCCGTGGTTTCCAAATGGCTTTGCTTAGTGGTCATGTTCCTAATGATGGCGTTGTTGATCTGGGAAGCGACCATCGTCTATCGCATTCCTGCAGAGAGCGCTCCCGGTCCGGAGATGATCTTGGGCATACCGGGCATAAATCCGATCATCCCCTTGTGGTATGGTATACTGGGTTTAGTGGTGGCCATCGTAATTCACGAGTTCGCCCACGGGATCCTCACACGCGTGGGAGGCATGGCCATCCGCTCCATGGGAGTTTTACTTCTCATCGTGCCTATGGGGGCCTTCGTGGAACCGGACGAGGAAGCTCTAGGTAAAGTGGAAAAGCGTAAACGTATGAACGTTTACGCTGTAGGACCGGCCACGAACATCATCGTAGGTCTGGTATGCGCCCTCATATTCTCATCAGCGATGATGGCCAACGTCGAACCGATAAGGGATAATCCGATCGTGATAAGTGTCAGTAACGACGGGCCAGCCGACATGGCGGGATTAAAGTTCGGAGCTCAGATCGTGGAGATAAATGATGTGGAGATCAGTTCATATGAAGATTTCTCATCCTATAACGCTCCAGACCCCGGGTCCAAGGTCAACGTCACCTATTATTTCAATGATGAGATATCAACAGCAACGATGACGTCCGGGGTGGTACTGACCACCATATCTGCGGGATATCCTGCCGATGACGCTGGAATGAGGTCCGGGATGATGCTCTATTCCCTCAACGATACCGTGATCATCAACGAGAATGGTCTGGTGAACGTACTGAAACAGACCCATGGTGGTCAGACGATAAACGCCACCGTTCTTTCATATGACGAAAATGTACAGGATTATGTGGTCGATACGTCCGTCACATCGATCACTTTAGTTAGCCGGCTGAATTACTACGAGACCGTAAGTCCAGCATCAATTAACGACGATTTCCAAGACTACGGGTTCATGGGCATTAACTCAGCATACTTGGGGGCCGGGGTTAACAGCCCCGAGGTGATCGTCGAACTTTTAGCAACCCCGTACAAGGGGGCTGATGATCTCAGCTCGATAATCGCGTCATCCCTTGGATATATCGCCCTCCCGTTCCAGGGACTTTCCCCGATACAGAGCCCGGTCACCGATCTGTTCGAAGCCTCGGGAATATGGGGAGCCCTGCCGGTGGATATCTTCTGGATCCTGGCCAACAGCATTTACTGGATATTCTGGATAAATTTGATGGTCGGCCTTACCAACGTACTGCCGGCTGTACCACTGGATGGAGGATTTCTCTTCCGCGATGGTATTGATTCGATTGTCAAGCGTTTCAAGGGGAACGCCTCATCGGAAGAGAGGACGAAGTACACTAATACGATCACCTATCTGCTGGCGATGTTCGTGCTGTTCCTGATCGTCTGGCAGCTCATTGGACCGAGATTGTTGGGCTGA